From Besnoitia besnoiti strain Bb-Ger1 chromosome Unknown contig00038, whole genome shotgun sequence:
attaccctgattatctttgttatattaatacatggtgttcaattggttctatatccacaatagttatcatcttaactatgctctgcattaagtatagtggtatccagcgtatatttgaaaaaccaacatttgtatacaagctgtacgaatatcatgacattcactttggtagtcgccttcttaatgttagtctgtacggaatacacgatcggattcttgttggcctggcacctgtttagtaactggatgaacgctttttacgcctggtatgcatggataatactcgactcttctatagttaaccgctactgctgggactgtatattatgtacttacggtagtactatcaagcctcttcttcaaatagatttcatggaaaacctaaaattcgcatgtttgattgacatttagccgctaatatacaatcatccaagatatatttatctatcgcaggttcggtctaatgtcccgttatactatatagatcacatggcttctggtactttgagatcatgctaacggcgagaagggaagtgtgtttcaataactagctgagtgcttgtacgataattatatcaatgcagtaccaattaaggcgtgtagcatctcctatgctccttaacatcacagctatgtcgaattatcgcacccagataactccataccagtgaaccggtttgtaactccgcttcatatcgtacctgaatggtactttttagcatattatgcggtgttaaaagtaatcccatccaaaaccggtggtttgttagtatttatgtcctctctcattaacttagctcttttatctgaaattcgagctttgaatactcgaatgttgatacgacaacattttatgactcgaaatgtagtcagtggatgggtaattatttgggtatacagtatgatcttcttgattattattggtagtgctattccacaagcgacttatatcttatatggtagattagctactatcgtatatcttactaccggattggttctatgcttatactaaatcaatagttataatgactacagcttccaagcaaacatgattaccgtgatattgaaatccaacacttttagctgtcttaagcagtccagtggggtggtggtgtactgcaatcataaagaacttggttgtctgtatctcataaccggagtcatcttcagtattctaggaactataatgtctttgtttattcgatttgagttatacagttctggatcgcggatcatttgtacagagacgatagctacttataatgtgataataacgatacatggcctagctatgatctttatgttcttaatgcctgctttgtacggaggatatggtaacttctttgtaccaatatatattggtggttcggaagtcgttttcccaagaactaacgcgatctcctattttctagtaccattagtgaactcttttggtctgatcctaagtacgcagtgagctaactagatacaaggaacttgacaagcattaatagatttatataaacgacaaggacatgagtctactggattttataatacagggttgaactgtgtaaagatcattgtgttatggttctatcacaaaccattgagattacgaagttatggttttgggctcgtgagtgtctctcaataactagctgagtgcttgtacgataattatatcaatgcagtaccaattaaggcgtgtagcatctcctatgctccttaacatcacagctatgtcgaattatcgcacccagataactccataccagtgaaccggttttgTAACTCGcgttcatatcgtacctgaatggtaactttttagcatattatgcggtgtgtaaaagtaatcccatccaaaaccggtggtttgttagtatttatgttatcaacatgtcaatgaaatatcaaaCAACggatgaaacttatttggttaacataacaacactaagaaggtaaagctggattacgtttcaaactttacactggatacgtttcaatgttaacttactaaataccatgggagcgaaagagaatctaatatgtaactccgttcatggaaatcaaaagagctttcactgattgtatttattgaaacgtgattagttcactAGCCACACGATCCGGtttgtttgggaataatataTCCCTATTTTaaggattgatatgtgctacaataacacagtccGGTACCGAAGTCGaaaacaaggtagttgatggtgaacaGTGGGCTGAACaaaacctttttattgattatgccTGACttttagtcccgagaaactacagttctgccttaaactgaggagtcaagtaggtacaaaccgtacaaggattaattatgtccatctgtgcatctaagttgagactatcggttatatattttagacgctaacttcccggctaaactttgacttattaaaccagcctgggattcataaaagtactatgtatggtaagattgagcgtgaacattggatgtcaccatggttatagttacggtacatatataaaatctacagtacgatttgagatttgttacgtgacgagcggtgtgtttaagactagtttacatgcgctcattttaatatgtagttatttaaacgaagttctatttgtgctagcatggtttcgagaacacaccaaatttccatgagtctattccgggcacacctcgtcttttatcggtgtgctctcaatctaaattcatcttataacttttggtttcttagttgcaattacctttgtactccaaataattacaggtatcactttagcgttccgatatacttctgaagcatcttgtgcatttgctagtgttcaacatctagttagagaggtagcagcaggatgggaatttaaggatgttgcatgcaacaactgcttctttcgtcttcttgtgtatcttaatacacatgtctcgaggtatgtataactccagctatagttatttaactactgcttggatgtctggtttagttttatatctacttactatagccactgctttcctcggttatgtactaccatggggacagatgagtttctgggtgctacagtcattactaatctcctttctctccaataccatatttagtaccttggttactcggtggatac
This genomic window contains:
- a CDS encoding cytochrome b (encoded by transcript BESB_051230); this encodes MLCIKYSGIQRIFEKPTFVYKLYEYHDIHFGSRLLNVSLYVELSHPDNSIPVNRFVTPLHIVPEWYFLAYYAVLKVIPSKTGGLLVFMSSLINLALLSEIRALNTRMLIRQHFMTRNVVSGWVIIWVYSMIFLIIIGSAIPQATYILYGRLATIVYLTTGLVLCLY